A single genomic interval of uncultured Sphaerochaeta sp. harbors:
- a CDS encoding glutamate-1-semialdehyde aminotransferase, giving the protein MERSGKATRQDWPEGYTMPTVVRARDFYLYDRYGERYTDFFQNYGRAILGHRPERIHQAIKSTVSRGLIAEYPSVFTGRLEKLLVNLFPSFPVVRIYTDPRKVMQAVSAVSNDALFDPALSAEHASRTVSYWRPFLGFGGAESVMLLPILPFPGSFVPQVVCLKESFCTAQVPPSDVVSPLLLDLLIKTTASLIQVLKSEETVAKRMDNPLSGVFKTRGPYGLTGLSEERYAAFAREALTKHMVFPRAADVPFIIPGSYTKGDVVGLVELASRYANAVT; this is encoded by the coding sequence ATGGAGAGAAGTGGGAAAGCCACTAGACAAGATTGGCCGGAAGGTTATACAATGCCTACCGTTGTCCGCGCCCGTGACTTTTATCTATATGATCGCTACGGTGAGCGGTACACTGATTTTTTTCAGAATTATGGCAGAGCCATTCTTGGCCATCGACCAGAGAGGATCCATCAGGCTATCAAGTCTACGGTGAGTCGTGGTTTGATAGCAGAGTACCCATCGGTATTTACAGGAAGGCTCGAAAAGCTATTGGTGAACCTGTTTCCAAGCTTTCCGGTTGTCCGTATATATACAGACCCCCGGAAGGTCATGCAAGCAGTAAGCGCAGTTTCGAATGATGCACTATTTGATCCTGCTCTCTCTGCTGAACATGCAAGCCGTACAGTGTCCTATTGGCGACCGTTCCTAGGTTTTGGCGGGGCAGAATCCGTGATGCTCCTCCCTATCCTACCTTTCCCAGGGAGTTTCGTACCTCAGGTCGTTTGCCTCAAGGAATCCTTCTGTACAGCACAGGTCCCGCCCTCAGACGTGGTATCCCCGTTGTTGCTTGATTTGCTCATCAAGACAACCGCGAGTTTGATCCAAGTACTGAAGTCGGAGGAAACAGTTGCAAAACGCATGGACAATCCACTCAGTGGTGTGTTCAAAACACGAGGACCGTACGGATTAACCGGTCTCAGTGAGGAGCGTTATGCGGCCTTTGCCAGGGAAGCACTCACAAAACACATGGTGTTTCCCCGGGCAGCGGATGTTCCGTTCATTATCCCGGGTTCCTATACCAAGGGTGATGTGGTTGGACTGGTGGAATTGGCTAGCCGATATGCCAATGCTGTAACATAG
- a CDS encoding UvrD-helicase domain-containing protein has product MAELQQLMDQLNEAQREAVLENSHPLLVLAGAGSGKTRVITTKIAYAIEQLGIPPYKILAVTFTNKAANEMKERVGQMLEGRSDVNDCNIRTFHSFGAWFLRRFGSEIGLDANFTIYDDDDSLSLLASCFPNYKKRELDPIMRKISYAKDRGLTYTDNLQSLKVDSTFKRMFEAYERKLHQVGNVDFADLIGRSIELLETKPEIQQWVHRRFSMILVDEYQDSNAAQFKLLHRLVGPGTFICVVGDDDQSIYRFRGAEVQNILSFPDQYPMARTVKLEQNYRSTQNILEIANSVIKNNKGRHEKQLWTANRKGGKPHLFYVQDEQDEALRVASIVKKDRRFNESAILYRTNAQSVAFETMFKRSGIPYKVVGALQFYEREEVKDALALLFLLTNTKDEVNFKRMINKPTRGIGPGSQDTILAYSPEAEGDLLAMLRLATEKSGLSNKAREGAKHFLRMYEHAQKMLQEGELVDCAYFLIRESGLLDHYRKLDQQNTTSKVENLEALVNALSSYESSLEGLLLFLEQLSLDPTTLGQEDPRDKDGVTLITMHNTKGLEFDRVFVAGLEDELFPGRSAESDEDTEEERRIFYVAVTRAREELYLLSARARKIWGKTSYNHPSRFLDEIDSSLLSVQGIRPYTEVGGFGYQGLSSLQEKRKRHESMPSSRSSSSSWGASGAPIIQKGFGSNAKTFTMKTVHEAKEGEPLFPVGQRVYSDSYGEGEVVTLRMSGDREVIEVRFFNGKKTTFISKFAQLEKIGGE; this is encoded by the coding sequence ATGGCTGAACTGCAGCAACTTATGGATCAACTCAATGAAGCGCAGAGGGAAGCTGTTCTTGAAAACAGTCATCCTTTGCTCGTCCTTGCAGGTGCTGGTAGTGGCAAGACACGGGTTATCACCACCAAGATTGCTTATGCCATCGAACAGCTTGGCATTCCCCCTTATAAGATTCTTGCGGTAACCTTCACCAACAAGGCAGCAAATGAGATGAAAGAGCGCGTAGGGCAGATGTTGGAAGGTCGCTCAGATGTAAATGATTGCAATATCCGAACCTTCCACTCATTTGGTGCTTGGTTTCTCAGGAGATTCGGCTCAGAGATTGGCCTTGACGCAAACTTCACCATCTACGATGACGATGACTCGTTGAGTTTGCTTGCCTCTTGTTTTCCGAACTACAAGAAACGGGAACTTGATCCCATCATGAGAAAGATCAGCTATGCAAAGGATAGGGGTCTGACCTATACGGACAATTTACAGTCACTCAAGGTTGACTCCACCTTCAAGCGTATGTTTGAGGCATATGAGCGGAAGTTGCATCAGGTGGGAAATGTGGATTTTGCCGACCTGATCGGCCGAAGCATCGAGTTGCTCGAGACCAAACCTGAAATCCAACAGTGGGTTCACCGTCGCTTCAGTATGATCTTGGTGGATGAGTATCAGGATTCCAATGCTGCACAGTTCAAACTGCTGCATCGTTTGGTAGGGCCAGGTACCTTCATTTGCGTCGTAGGTGATGACGATCAGTCCATCTACCGGTTCCGTGGGGCGGAGGTGCAGAATATTCTCAGCTTCCCCGATCAGTATCCGATGGCCAGGACCGTTAAGCTTGAGCAGAACTATCGCTCAACACAGAATATCCTTGAAATTGCCAACAGTGTCATCAAGAACAACAAGGGAAGACACGAAAAACAGCTCTGGACAGCAAACAGAAAGGGTGGAAAGCCCCATCTCTTTTATGTGCAGGACGAACAGGATGAAGCGCTTCGTGTTGCTTCCATTGTCAAGAAAGACCGACGTTTTAACGAGAGTGCCATATTATACCGGACCAATGCTCAGTCGGTTGCCTTCGAGACAATGTTCAAGCGCTCGGGGATTCCCTACAAGGTGGTTGGTGCTTTGCAGTTCTATGAGCGTGAAGAGGTGAAAGATGCCTTGGCCTTGCTCTTCCTGCTTACCAATACAAAGGACGAAGTCAATTTCAAGCGTATGATCAATAAGCCTACCCGGGGAATCGGCCCGGGGAGTCAGGATACCATTCTTGCCTACAGCCCGGAGGCTGAGGGAGATTTGCTTGCTATGCTGCGTCTTGCCACCGAGAAGAGTGGGCTCTCAAACAAAGCAAGGGAAGGAGCAAAGCATTTTTTGCGGATGTACGAGCATGCCCAGAAGATGCTTCAGGAAGGGGAGTTGGTCGATTGTGCATATTTCCTCATCAGGGAATCAGGGCTGCTTGACCACTACCGGAAGCTGGACCAGCAAAATACCACCAGCAAGGTGGAGAATCTGGAAGCTTTGGTCAATGCTCTCTCTTCCTATGAGTCCTCCCTGGAAGGATTGTTGCTTTTCCTCGAGCAACTTTCACTCGATCCAACTACCCTTGGGCAGGAAGATCCCAGGGATAAGGATGGGGTTACCCTTATCACCATGCACAACACCAAAGGGTTGGAGTTTGACAGGGTGTTTGTAGCCGGCCTGGAAGACGAACTGTTCCCTGGTCGTTCAGCGGAGAGTGATGAGGATACTGAGGAAGAACGTCGAATATTCTATGTTGCAGTGACAAGGGCAAGAGAGGAGTTGTATCTGCTCAGTGCCCGCGCAAGGAAGATATGGGGTAAGACCAGTTACAATCATCCAAGCCGTTTTCTTGATGAGATTGACTCATCACTGCTTTCTGTGCAGGGGATTCGCCCTTATACCGAAGTGGGTGGATTTGGTTATCAGGGTCTCTCCAGTCTCCAGGAGAAGCGAAAAAGGCATGAATCCATGCCCTCTTCAAGATCTTCTTCTTCCTCATGGGGTGCAAGCGGAGCTCCCATCATACAAAAAGGATTTGGTAGTAATGCCAAAACCTTCACCATGAAAACGGTGCATGAAGCAAAGGAAGGTGAACCCCTGTTCCCTGTAGGACAACGCGTTTATAGTGACAGTTATGGGGAAGGGGAAGTAGTGACCCTTCGGATGAGTGGGGACCGTGAGGTCATAGAAGTCAGATTTTTCAATGGCAAGAAAACCACGTTCATCAGCAAGTTTGCCCAGCTGGAGAAAATTGGGGGTGAGTGA
- the rimO gene encoding 30S ribosomal protein S12 methylthiotransferase RimO — translation MKKFYIENLGCSKNQVDAEMLIKQLEEDALELTESASEADLILVNTCGFIESAREQSIEAFFTLHEANPDAKIILSGCMAQRYADELREQLPEASAIFGNRDLSAIKDVVRKVFAGDRVVEVPSYPAPENEVYERNELLSFPGSAYLKISEGCNHWCSYCAIPLIRGNLRSRPKNTILNDAKALINRGVKEINLIAQDLASYGTDSPERSSLFMELLADLVALEGDFVVRLLYIHPDAFPSELPGFIKEHKKVLPYFDIPFQHADAAILKSMGRKGDKEQHLTMIDQIREVLPEAVFRSTILLGYPGEDEQSFAEVLDFLKRARLDWVGSFLYSREEGTKAYALRGEKEHAKALKRAQGFQKQLEALQAPITSENLKRFIGKEYDVLIEEPVEGEDLAIGRMYAQAPEVDGLTVVMGRDLKAGEVLRCGISRVNGLDLEAIPLKGGVSHG, via the coding sequence ATGAAGAAATTTTACATAGAAAATCTTGGATGTTCCAAGAACCAAGTAGATGCAGAGATGCTGATCAAGCAACTTGAAGAGGATGCATTAGAGCTGACAGAATCTGCAAGTGAAGCCGATCTTATCCTTGTTAACACCTGTGGATTCATCGAGTCAGCTCGTGAGCAGTCGATCGAGGCATTCTTCACACTGCATGAGGCAAACCCAGATGCAAAGATCATTCTCAGTGGATGTATGGCCCAGCGCTACGCAGATGAGTTGCGCGAGCAGTTGCCGGAGGCCTCTGCCATTTTCGGCAACCGCGATCTTTCAGCAATCAAGGATGTGGTGAGAAAGGTGTTTGCTGGTGACAGGGTCGTGGAAGTTCCTTCCTATCCAGCTCCAGAGAACGAGGTATATGAAAGAAATGAACTGCTCTCCTTCCCTGGGAGTGCATACTTGAAGATCAGTGAAGGGTGTAACCATTGGTGTTCCTACTGTGCCATCCCTCTCATAAGAGGTAATTTGCGAAGCAGGCCCAAGAATACCATTCTCAATGATGCAAAAGCCTTGATCAATCGAGGGGTGAAGGAAATCAATCTTATCGCCCAGGATCTGGCATCCTACGGAACCGACAGTCCTGAGCGATCCAGTCTTTTCATGGAATTGCTCGCCGACCTTGTTGCACTTGAAGGAGACTTCGTAGTGAGGCTTCTCTATATACATCCAGATGCATTCCCTTCCGAGTTGCCTGGATTCATCAAGGAGCACAAGAAAGTGCTGCCATACTTCGATATTCCCTTCCAGCATGCAGATGCTGCCATCCTGAAGAGCATGGGAAGGAAGGGGGACAAGGAGCAGCACCTGACAATGATTGACCAGATCAGGGAGGTGCTTCCTGAAGCGGTTTTCCGCTCCACGATTCTTTTAGGGTATCCAGGGGAAGATGAGCAGTCTTTTGCCGAGGTGCTTGATTTCCTCAAGCGCGCTCGCCTCGATTGGGTTGGCTCCTTCTTGTACAGCCGTGAGGAAGGGACCAAGGCATATGCACTTCGAGGGGAAAAGGAGCATGCAAAAGCCTTGAAGCGTGCACAAGGATTCCAGAAGCAGCTTGAGGCGTTACAGGCTCCGATCACCAGTGAGAACCTGAAACGATTTATCGGTAAGGAGTATGATGTGCTTATTGAGGAACCGGTTGAAGGCGAAGACTTGGCAATCGGTCGTATGTATGCCCAGGCACCGGAGGTCGATGGACTTACCGTGGTAATGGGTCGTGACCTGAAGGCGGGAGAGGTGCTACGCTGCGGAATTAGCAGGGTCAATGGTCTTGACCTTGAGGCAATCCCCTTGAAAGGAGGCGTGTCTCATGGCTGA
- the oppB gene encoding oligopeptide ABC transporter permease OppB, whose protein sequence is MTKYIVNRLLGMIPTLLIIITLSFFIVRIAPGGPFASERKLPEVVERNINAKYHLDEPLIQQYGRYMFDILRGDLGPSFKYKDYDVNYYIANSLPKSVVLGSYAMLIALVFGISAGIMAAVRQNTWLDYLSMGVAVIGISVPLFVIAPVLQLIFAMKLKWLPTSGWYTTGEGWKTVILPAVSLSFAYFANIARLTRSSMLETLRSDYIRTAKAKGMKSSTIIFKHAMKGAMLPIVSYLGPAFAGIITGSIVVEQIFRVPGLGKFFVQSSFNRDYTLIVGVVIVYSAILIVMNFLVDIIYAQLDPRITYK, encoded by the coding sequence ATGACAAAATATATCGTGAACCGACTATTGGGAATGATTCCCACGCTTTTGATTATTATCACGTTGAGTTTTTTCATTGTCCGTATTGCCCCTGGTGGCCCATTTGCCAGTGAACGCAAGCTTCCTGAAGTAGTGGAGAGAAACATTAACGCAAAATATCACTTGGACGAGCCGCTGATCCAACAGTACGGCCGTTATATGTTTGATATTCTGCGTGGCGATCTCGGCCCTTCCTTCAAGTACAAGGACTATGATGTAAACTACTACATCGCCAACAGCCTCCCGAAGTCAGTAGTACTGGGAAGCTATGCAATGCTCATCGCATTGGTTTTTGGCATATCTGCAGGTATTATGGCTGCAGTTCGACAGAACACCTGGTTGGATTATCTTAGTATGGGGGTTGCCGTCATCGGTATCTCGGTACCGCTGTTCGTCATAGCCCCGGTCCTACAGCTCATCTTCGCGATGAAACTGAAATGGCTGCCGACCAGTGGCTGGTACACTACAGGAGAAGGCTGGAAGACCGTCATTCTTCCTGCAGTATCCCTCTCCTTTGCCTATTTTGCAAACATCGCACGCTTGACCCGTTCCTCAATGCTGGAAACGCTTAGAAGTGATTATATCCGTACAGCAAAGGCCAAGGGGATGAAAAGCTCCACTATCATTTTCAAGCATGCAATGAAAGGTGCAATGCTTCCAATTGTAAGTTATCTTGGTCCTGCATTTGCTGGAATCATCACCGGATCAATCGTCGTAGAGCAAATTTTCCGCGTACCTGGTTTGGGCAAGTTCTTCGTACAGAGCTCGTTCAACCGTGACTATACCCTCATTGTCGGGGTAGTCATTGTCTACTCTGCCATCCTGATTGTGATGAACTTCCTTGTAGACATCATTTACGCACAGCTCGACCCACGAATTACGTATAAATAA
- a CDS encoding ABC transporter ATP-binding protein: MSMKPNAKTVLEVKDLQTYFKTDAGIVKAVDGVSFSVREGETIGIVGESGSGKSVTNLSLMRLIPSPPGRIVGGEVLFEGKDILKLSEKQMRSIRGNKISMIFQDPMTSLNPFLKISTQMVETIRLHEKDVSKQEALKRSIEMLKLVGIPSAEKRIHSYPHQFSGGMRQRVMIAQALSCNAEVLIADEPTTALDVTIQAQILELIAKLSDKMGTAVILITHDLGVVAGMCDQVCVMYAGKIVEKAETDELYARPSHPYTEGLIKSVPRMDTTKKGNRLFSIEGQPPNVIDLPPCCPFHPRCHKAMDVCRQAYPPVKDLGKGHEVACWLFADENEKQQALKEANVKEKAE; encoded by the coding sequence ATGAGCATGAAACCTAATGCAAAGACAGTCCTTGAAGTAAAGGACCTACAGACATATTTCAAAACTGATGCCGGAATCGTAAAGGCAGTTGATGGGGTCTCGTTCTCAGTGAGAGAAGGAGAAACCATCGGTATTGTAGGGGAAAGCGGAAGCGGTAAGAGTGTTACCAACCTCTCGCTGATGCGACTTATCCCCTCCCCCCCAGGAAGAATTGTTGGAGGAGAAGTCCTCTTTGAAGGAAAAGATATCCTCAAGCTTTCTGAGAAGCAGATGCGAAGCATCAGGGGAAACAAGATTTCCATGATCTTCCAGGATCCAATGACAAGCTTGAATCCATTCCTGAAGATTTCCACGCAGATGGTGGAAACCATCCGTCTGCATGAAAAGGATGTTTCCAAACAGGAAGCGCTCAAACGTTCTATTGAAATGCTTAAGCTGGTAGGTATCCCTTCAGCAGAAAAGCGCATTCATAGCTACCCCCACCAGTTCTCCGGCGGTATGAGACAGCGTGTAATGATTGCCCAGGCACTGAGCTGTAATGCTGAAGTCCTGATTGCTGATGAGCCGACCACTGCCCTTGATGTTACCATCCAGGCACAGATTCTCGAATTGATTGCCAAACTCAGTGACAAGATGGGAACGGCGGTTATCCTCATCACCCATGACTTGGGTGTTGTGGCTGGAATGTGCGACCAGGTGTGCGTCATGTATGCCGGCAAGATCGTCGAGAAGGCCGAAACTGATGAGCTGTATGCAAGGCCTAGCCACCCATATACCGAAGGATTGATCAAGAGTGTGCCCCGTATGGACACAACCAAGAAGGGCAACCGCTTATTCTCCATCGAGGGACAACCACCCAATGTCATCGATTTACCCCCCTGCTGTCCGTTCCACCCACGTTGCCATAAGGCAATGGATGTGTGTAGACAGGCCTACCCACCGGTAAAGGATCTGGGGAAGGGGCATGAAGTGGCTTGCTGGCTCTTCGCTGATGAAAATGAGAAGCAGCAGGCACTGAAAGAAGCAAACGTCAAGGAGAAGGCCGAATGA
- a CDS encoding oligopeptide/dipeptide ABC transporter ATP-binding protein has translation MSTDKKPLLEVRDLKQHFPISSGSLLQKQVGAIRAVDGVSFDVFPGETLGIVGESGCGKSTTVRSISQLYKPTSGSVKFNGVDLVSADTRTMLKARRDIQMIFQDPYASLDPRMTVRSIIAEPMVIYNNRKLLETPMSPMEIERRVEELMERVGLNKTFKNRYPHEFSGGQRQRIGIARALALNPKIILADEPVSALDVSIQSQILNLLADLQKEFGLTYLFIAHDLAVIQHISTRVAVMYLGKIVEISEAVQLYDNPLHPYTIALLSAAPIPDPKVERERKRIILTGDVPSPDKERTGCYFYDRCPKKMPWCSCHIPPMFDINEKQQVACWLYDKRDLSKVTKEEAEADAAKNGN, from the coding sequence ATGAGTACAGATAAGAAGCCCCTATTGGAAGTCAGGGATTTAAAACAGCACTTCCCCATCTCCAGTGGATCACTCCTCCAGAAACAGGTTGGGGCAATCCGCGCAGTGGATGGAGTCTCATTTGATGTATTTCCTGGGGAAACGCTGGGCATCGTAGGAGAGTCTGGTTGTGGAAAGTCTACCACAGTGCGCTCGATCAGCCAGCTCTATAAACCAACCAGTGGGAGTGTCAAGTTCAATGGTGTTGATCTGGTAAGTGCCGATACCCGCACCATGCTCAAGGCTCGGCGTGATATCCAGATGATCTTCCAGGATCCCTATGCGTCACTTGATCCCAGAATGACGGTTCGCTCAATCATTGCTGAGCCCATGGTTATCTATAACAATCGAAAACTGCTCGAAACACCGATGAGTCCTATGGAAATTGAACGTCGAGTAGAGGAACTGATGGAACGCGTTGGTTTGAACAAGACCTTCAAGAACCGTTATCCTCATGAGTTCAGTGGCGGACAGAGACAGAGAATTGGCATTGCTCGTGCTTTGGCATTGAACCCGAAGATCATCCTTGCCGATGAGCCGGTATCTGCCTTGGATGTATCCATCCAGTCTCAGATTCTCAACCTTTTGGCAGATCTGCAGAAGGAGTTCGGGCTTACCTACCTCTTTATTGCTCACGACCTTGCTGTCATCCAGCACATTTCTACCCGTGTGGCAGTTATGTACCTGGGCAAGATTGTTGAGATCAGTGAAGCTGTACAGCTCTATGACAATCCATTGCATCCCTATACCATTGCACTGCTGAGTGCGGCTCCGATTCCTGACCCTAAGGTTGAGAGGGAGAGAAAGCGTATCATCCTTACCGGTGATGTACCTTCCCCCGACAAGGAACGTACTGGCTGTTACTTCTATGACCGCTGTCCAAAGAAGATGCCTTGGTGCTCCTGCCATATCCCACCGATGTTTGACATCAACGAGAAGCAACAGGTTGCCTGCTGGCTCTACGACAAGAGAGACCTGAGTAAGGTCACGAAGGAAGAAGCTGAAGCTGATGCCGCAAAAAATGGAAACTGA